The genomic stretch GTCACAACTCTCCAGCACACAGGACCCAGGCAGTTACTCGGCATAAATTCAAAGTCTACCACTGAGTGTCgtttaaaataaagattttgCTGGTACACATGCAGAAGAGCGCTTACCTCCACGGCCCCTTCCGCGTCCTCCGTATCCACGGGCGccatactgctgctgctggtagaCCTCTTTGGGCTgggctattttaatttcacactGGAACACCACACAAGAGCACAAAAAGTATTAATAaaactgagaccacctcttccaATTTCACGTTTGCAAAATGTGTGGTAGGCAATTACCTTGCTTCCACCGACGTTGTGGTATTTCTTCTCCATGACCTTCTTGACGGGAGCCTCTTCTTTATACGTGATAAATACGAATCCCctcctcttttctgtctttggaTCTTGTGGGAGCTCAATGGTCTCAACCTGAGCAGAGAAACAAACTTTGAAGCAGTCTTATCTTTAGCACTCACTCCCTTAATGACATGACTAAAATCTGCGGAATAACGCACCTCTCCAAAGGTCCCAAAGTACTCCTGGATGACTTCCTTCGAGGTGTCGGGGTTAAGGCCTCCCACAAAGATTTTCTTGACTGGGTCCTTCTTCATGGCCATGGCCTTCTTGGGGTCGATCACTCGGCCATCTAGCCTGTGCTCCTTCTGTTCGAGAACCTAggaaacaaagcaacacaaaaaggGGGGGGGGACACATTAGAATTATTTAGGCTAGGGCCGAGCAAGATGTCAATATATCGATATTGTGAGATGACTACATATTGCTCTAGATCGTAATGTCGTTTAGTATGGTTTATTCCTGGCTACATTAGAGTAACGTGATGTCATGACAATTCTACAATTTGTCTTTACATTCTTGGTCACTTCATCCAAATTATTGGTgcatatttatcaaaaatctcatggTCTATATCACCTAGCCCTGACTTATAACGGCCAACACACTCACCTTTTCTACGCTGGCTGCATCTTTGAAGAGAATGAACCCAAAGCCTCTTGACCGGCCCGTCTGCTGGTCCATCTTGATGGTGCAGTCTGTCACCTCTCCAAATTTAGTGAAGTAATCTTTAAGATCCTTCTTGCTCGTCTCCCAGCTGAGGCCACCAACAAACATTTTCCTGAGCACAGAGAGACGGAAGGGGACATGTTTAGAATTACAGGCTGCAGGGCTACTCCAACTTTATATATATGGCTGTGGCGGTgggggtgggcaggaggggggtGCAAATGTACACACTGTTCCAGAACATCTGTTGACACCATGACATGGGGGGGGCGGCTACAGTTGCTGGAGCTGAATGTTATTTTATAGCATTAATTCAATAGTCGAAAATCGCTACGATGCGACTTCGTCAGACTTGTCATATCAATAGTTTCTTGTGTTAGATCTGATCCATGCTCAGGCGCCCATCCCCCCTCCGCTCTGCATATGGCGCCAACAAAGGCCGGTTGAACAAAGACATGGCAAACCACGAGTGCTTATTGTAAATGTCGTTTCCACCAAATAGTCACACCATAGCATTTTAAACTCACCCGGCATCCTCCTCGCCTTTGCTGGCGTCGATCTGTCCGCCCTCTGTGCCTCCGTTTTGCGAATTCCCGTCGGCGTCGGGCCCTGCGCCCTCTccttccccctctccctctccctctccgcagtcATTCACAGCGCTCTCGTCGTTCCCCTCCTCGGTGTGGTCGGCTCCGTTAAAATCATCGTCGACTTCGTGGCCGTTTTCCGATGTTTCCATgtactgctgctctgtctcagaCATTTTGCACTATTATACCTAAAcccaaagaataaaaaaaggcaTTTCACTAAACCACGGTGGTTATACAATCCATCATGCCGTACATGCCTCGCCATTTACATGGTGCCAAATGCATGCATTTCCCACCATTTTGGCCGGCACGGTCGCTTTCCATACATTCACAGGGAGACGCATTTGTTGCAGAGAGCCAGCAAATGGCAACACGTATTTACACAACGCAGTGACCACTCGGCATGCAAAGTGCACTTCTGGTGAAGCAAAGATTAGAAACAGTCCAACCAGCTGCATCACTGATAAACCAAGCCTGGACTGTACAACTCAAATTCGCAGTTACGTAATGTAAAGGCCGTGCTGGCCGTACTGTAGGCCTACGGTTTTTAATTGTCCCGGACATCTCAATTACATCTacctgggaaaaaaacaacgaAATACTGGAGCAATTAAAGTACTTACGtgacaaaataaagacaaaaccaAGGCTAAACAAGTAGGAAAACCTGCTTACTGGTCACACAACCGGAGAGCTCTCTTCAAGATGGATTCTCCCACACGACGACAACTCGTGGTTGGTTTTCTAGAAccggcagaaaaaaaaatgccatttctGCGGAGGCGCCATCTGATTGGATGAGCGCTGCTGCCACTCAGGGACCGGACCAATCATACGCGCGTCTCTTTCTTTTCACAGAAGATGTTCACGCCCCTAACACACAGGAAGGAAC from Epinephelus moara isolate mb chromosome 4, YSFRI_EMoa_1.0, whole genome shotgun sequence encodes the following:
- the hnrnpaba gene encoding heterogeneous nuclear ribonucleoprotein A/Ba, with the protein product MSETEQQYMETSENGHEVDDDFNGADHTEEGNDESAVNDCGEGEGEGEGEGAGPDADGNSQNGGTEGGQIDASKGEEDAGKMFVGGLSWETSKKDLKDYFTKFGEVTDCTIKMDQQTGRSRGFGFILFKDAASVEKVLEQKEHRLDGRVIDPKKAMAMKKDPVKKIFVGGLNPDTSKEVIQEYFGTFGEVETIELPQDPKTEKRRGFVFITYKEEAPVKKVMEKKYHNVGGSKCEIKIAQPKEVYQQQQYGARGYGGRGRGRGGQGQNWNQGYNNYWNQGYNQNYGYGQQGYGYGGYGNYDYPAGYYGYGGGYDYNQGNTSYGKTPRRGGHQNSYKPY